One region of Clavibacter michiganensis subsp. tessellarius genomic DNA includes:
- a CDS encoding trypsin-like serine peptidase, with product MRIRPRSTPAPTPSAAAGRSRHAFAALALAGGLAAAGLAVPSSASAASAASAAASTGASVVVPASVDRDAAAAHWTADARAAALAADAPSVAGSASASASATLSTSDDAGAAGSAPVPHPDQPFVGVLFYVSGGRNHACTASVVDTPDGDAIATAAHCLVDRRTGAATTLATFIPGAQGATAPHGIWPVRVAAVSSSWATTGRASDDAGFARVSGPAGVVLAAQVGAAEPVFGSPLVPATGQAPRLAILGYPTAGSTTATLEACAGRPQHDTGGQTSLPCALGKGAAGSPVITAAGDQLSVVARPSAGRGVLLATWGAEAQRAFSSLQGR from the coding sequence ATGCGCATCCGCCCGCGATCCACCCCCGCCCCGACCCCGTCGGCCGCCGCCGGCCGCTCCCGTCACGCGTTCGCCGCGCTGGCGCTCGCCGGGGGCCTCGCCGCCGCCGGTCTGGCGGTGCCGTCGTCCGCGTCCGCCGCGTCCGCCGCGTCCGCCGCCGCGTCGACCGGCGCGTCCGTCGTCGTCCCCGCGTCCGTCGACCGGGACGCCGCCGCCGCGCACTGGACGGCCGACGCCCGTGCCGCCGCCCTCGCCGCCGACGCGCCCTCGGTCGCCGGATCGGCCTCGGCGTCCGCGTCCGCAACCCTCTCCACGTCCGACGACGCGGGCGCCGCGGGCTCCGCGCCGGTCCCGCACCCCGACCAACCGTTCGTGGGCGTCCTCTTCTACGTGTCGGGCGGGCGCAACCACGCGTGCACCGCCAGCGTCGTCGACACCCCGGACGGCGACGCGATCGCGACCGCCGCCCACTGCCTCGTCGACCGGCGCACGGGCGCGGCGACCACCTTGGCCACCTTCATCCCCGGAGCACAGGGCGCCACCGCTCCCCACGGCATCTGGCCCGTGCGCGTCGCGGCCGTCTCCTCCTCGTGGGCGACGACGGGCCGCGCGTCGGACGACGCCGGGTTCGCGCGCGTGAGCGGCCCCGCGGGCGTCGTGCTCGCGGCCCAGGTGGGCGCCGCCGAGCCCGTCTTCGGATCGCCCCTCGTGCCGGCGACCGGCCAGGCGCCGCGCCTCGCGATCCTCGGCTACCCGACCGCCGGATCCACCACGGCGACGCTCGAGGCGTGCGCCGGCCGCCCGCAGCACGACACCGGCGGACAGACCTCCCTGCCGTGCGCGCTCGGGAAGGGCGCGGCCGGATCCCCGGTGATCACGGCGGCCGGCGACCAGCTCTCCGTCGTCGCGCGCCCCTCCGCGGGCCGCGGCGTGCTCCTCGCGACGTGGGGCGCCGAGGCGCAGCGCGCCTTCTCCTCCCTCCAGGGGCGGTAG
- the glgX gene encoding glycogen debranching protein GlgX: protein MTIDLPPISRSYISRPYPLGATVVARDGGLPSGLNVAVYSETAEAVEVCVFDESGAETRTRLSERTGHVFHGLVEGAGIGTRYGLRVHGEWDPARGLRHNPAKLLLDPYAIAIEGHPTWGEDVFAHTFDDPNAINDADSAASMPRSVVADRRFDWEDDEAPRTPLDETVVYEVHVKGFTEKLESVPEEIRGTYAGLAHPSAIEYLTDLGVTSVELLPVHHFMQDSHLEEKGLRNYWGYNSIGFLAPYSDYSSAGDGGQQVAEFKEMVKALHAAGLEVILDVVYNHTAEGNHMGPSLSLKGIDNASYYRLVEGDEASYFDTTGTGNSLNVGHPAALALIMDSLRYWVTEMHVDGFRFDLATTLTRQDGDAELHSAFLTLIHQDPVLAPVKMIAEPWDTAGYQVGGFPADWSEWNGKFRDDVRDFWHSGQNVLGALAQRITGSPDVYESGRRSPLCSVNFITAHDGFTLADLTSYDEKHNDANGEDNNDGESDNRSSNAGVEGATDDAEVNAIRDRQRRNMLGTLLLSSGVPMVLGGDEIARTQGGNNNAYCQDNEISWFDWENADRELQDFTRKLIRLRRGNRALRPIWFRGDDVEGAEEAVRFIRADGQTLNPEDWEDPNAFSIGVIMKGKDSDAFFVAFNAAEGPVEFQLPEGLGVSWHLAISSDSEQNTDEDATSILVRDRSFTVLRAARS, encoded by the coding sequence GTGACCATCGACCTGCCTCCCATCAGCCGCTCCTACATCAGCCGCCCGTATCCGCTCGGGGCGACCGTCGTCGCCCGCGACGGGGGACTGCCCAGCGGCCTCAACGTCGCCGTGTACTCCGAGACCGCGGAGGCCGTCGAGGTCTGCGTCTTCGACGAGTCCGGCGCCGAGACCCGCACGCGCCTCTCCGAGCGCACCGGCCACGTGTTCCACGGCCTCGTCGAGGGCGCCGGCATCGGCACCCGCTACGGCCTCCGCGTGCACGGCGAGTGGGATCCGGCCCGCGGCCTCCGCCACAACCCCGCCAAGCTCCTGCTCGACCCGTACGCCATCGCCATCGAGGGCCACCCCACGTGGGGCGAGGACGTCTTCGCGCACACCTTCGACGACCCGAACGCCATCAACGACGCCGACTCCGCCGCCTCCATGCCCCGCTCCGTCGTCGCGGACCGCCGCTTCGACTGGGAGGACGACGAGGCGCCCCGCACGCCGCTCGACGAGACCGTCGTCTACGAGGTGCACGTGAAGGGCTTCACCGAGAAGCTCGAGTCGGTGCCCGAGGAGATCCGCGGCACGTACGCGGGCCTCGCGCACCCGTCGGCCATCGAGTACCTCACCGACCTCGGCGTCACCAGCGTCGAGCTCCTGCCGGTGCACCACTTCATGCAGGACTCGCACCTCGAGGAGAAGGGCCTCCGCAACTACTGGGGCTACAACTCCATCGGCTTCCTCGCGCCGTACTCCGACTACAGCTCCGCGGGCGACGGCGGCCAGCAGGTCGCCGAGTTCAAGGAGATGGTCAAGGCCCTGCACGCCGCCGGCCTCGAGGTCATCCTCGACGTGGTCTACAACCACACCGCCGAGGGCAACCACATGGGCCCGTCGCTGTCGCTCAAGGGCATCGACAACGCCTCCTACTACCGGCTCGTGGAGGGCGACGAGGCGTCGTACTTCGACACCACCGGCACCGGCAACAGCCTCAACGTCGGGCACCCGGCGGCGCTCGCGCTGATCATGGACTCGCTCCGCTACTGGGTCACCGAGATGCACGTCGACGGCTTCCGCTTCGACCTCGCCACGACGCTCACGCGCCAGGACGGCGACGCCGAGCTGCACAGCGCGTTCCTCACCCTCATCCACCAGGACCCGGTGCTCGCGCCCGTGAAGATGATCGCGGAGCCGTGGGACACCGCCGGCTACCAGGTCGGCGGCTTCCCCGCGGACTGGTCGGAGTGGAACGGGAAGTTCCGCGACGACGTGCGCGACTTCTGGCACAGCGGGCAGAACGTGCTCGGCGCGCTCGCCCAGCGGATCACCGGCAGCCCCGACGTGTACGAGTCCGGCCGCCGCTCGCCGCTGTGCAGCGTGAACTTCATCACGGCGCACGACGGCTTCACGCTCGCCGACCTCACGTCCTACGACGAGAAGCACAACGACGCCAACGGCGAGGACAACAACGACGGCGAGAGCGACAACCGCTCCTCCAACGCCGGCGTGGAGGGCGCGACCGACGACGCCGAGGTGAACGCGATCCGCGACCGCCAGCGCCGCAACATGCTCGGCACGCTCCTGCTCTCCTCGGGCGTCCCGATGGTGCTCGGCGGCGACGAGATCGCCCGCACGCAGGGCGGCAACAACAACGCCTACTGCCAGGACAACGAGATCTCCTGGTTCGACTGGGAGAACGCGGACCGCGAGCTGCAGGACTTCACGCGGAAGCTGATCCGCCTGCGCCGCGGCAACCGGGCGCTGCGTCCCATCTGGTTCCGCGGCGACGACGTCGAGGGCGCCGAGGAGGCCGTGCGCTTCATCCGCGCCGACGGCCAGACGCTGAACCCGGAGGACTGGGAGGACCCGAACGCCTTCAGCATCGGCGTGATCATGAAGGGCAAGGACAGCGACGCGTTCTTCGTCGCGTTCAACGCGGCCGAGGGCCCCGTCGAGTTCCAGCTGCCCGAGGGGCTCGGCGTCTCGTGGCACCTCGCCATCTCGTCCGACTCCGAGCAGAACACGGACGAGGACGCGACCAGCATCCTCGTGCGCGACCGCTCCTTCACCGTGCTGCGGGCCGCGCGCTCCTAG